Proteins from a genomic interval of Rosa chinensis cultivar Old Blush chromosome 2, RchiOBHm-V2, whole genome shotgun sequence:
- the LOC112190079 gene encoding probable fructokinase-4 codes for MANEKGLIVSFGEMLIDFVPTVSGVSLAEAPAFLKAPGGAPANVAIAVARLGGNASFVGKLGADEFGHMLAGILKENGVSGQGILLDQGARTALAFVTLRADGEREFIFYRNPSADMLLKPEELNFELIRSAKVFHYGSISLIVEPCRSAHLKAMEVAKDAGALLSYDPNLRLPLWPSPEEAREQIMSIWEKAEVIKVSDVELEFLTGNPNIDDESAMSLWHPNLKLLLVTLGEKGCRYYTKNFRGCVEAFHVTAVDTTGAGDSFVGALLAKIVDDQSVLDDEQRLREVLKFANACGAITTIKKGAIPALPTESEVLALIKGA; via the coding sequence ATGGCTAATGAGAAGGGTCTGATTGTGAGTTTCGGGGAGATGCTGATCGACTTTGTGCCAACTGTTTCGGGAGTTTCGCTGGCAGAAGCCCCGGCTTTCTTGAAAGCCCCCGGTGGCGCCCCCGCCAACGTGGCGATCGCGGTGGCTCGGCTCGGTGGCAACGCCTCCTTCGTCGGGAAGCTCGGCGCCGACGAGTTCGGGCACATGCTTGCTGGAATCTTGAAGGAGAACGGTGTCTCCGGACAGGGCATCCTGTTGGACCAAGGCGCACGTACCGCTCTGGCCTTCGTGACCCTACGCGCTGATGGAGAGCGCGAGTTCATATTCTACCGGAACCCTAGCGCTGATATGCTGCTCAAGCCCGAAGAGCTCAATTTCGAGCTGATCAGATCCGCCAAAGTGTTCCACTATGGATCAATAAGCTTGATTGTGGAACCATGCAGGTCGGCACATCTGAAGGCAATGGAGGTCGCAAAAGATGCAGGTGCCTTGCTTTCCTACGACCCGAACCTCCGGCTACCACTGTGGCCCTCACCGGAGGAGGCACGCGAGCAGATAATGAGTATATGGGAAAAGGCTGAAGTGATCAAGGTCAGTGATGTGGAGCTTGAGTTTCTCACAGGAAATCCCAACATTGATGATGAATCTGCTATGAGTCTGTGGCACCCTAACTTGAAGCTCCTCCTTGTCACTCTTGGTGAAAAGGGTTGCAGATACTACACTAAGAATTTCCGTGGATGTGTGGAAGCTTTTCATGTAACTGCGGTAGATACTACTGGTGCTGGTGATTCATTTGTGGGTGCTCTGCTCGCAAAGATTGTTGATGATCAATCTGTTCTTGATGATGAGCAAAGGTTAAGGGAAGTACTCAAATTTGCAAATGCATGTGGAGCAATAACAACGATCAAGAAGGGAGCAATTCCTGCACTCCCCACTGAGTCTGAAGTCCTCGCCCTAATCAAAGGGGCATAG
- the LOC112190080 gene encoding F-box/LRR-repeat protein At4g14103 yields MEPKCELGAMTSSHVLGTSSESIIIDRFSDLPDEIAHHILSFHCGILMNLIREGAVSKRCRQLYLSLPSLIIVSGHVSNCTRSRVRLMNYWDRYLFHRGDNKIECFGICWSFDAAVNAEISDEFFRITTWIQNAVRCNVKVLHLEFTQNNLNIVVLPSCIFHCHSLTELYVNLSGGDIQSPSLSFSSNLQHLELKDAMLEDDQFFEWISSSCKCIKELRLENVSGIKDITIESSSLEIFIYLFPFNNYELWDLNISGEKLEEIIILWHFDSNDDSRRGLIPRIRSLNIPAPKLKKITWGGNFLDHQHLGNLMCLEEAKIFLVPDLDDFNNPFEVLCSIRC; encoded by the coding sequence ATGGAGCCCAAGTGTGAGTTGGGAGCAATGACAAGTTCTCATGTTCTAGGAACTTCTAGTGAGAGTATCATCATCGACAGATTTAGTGATCTCCCAGATGAAATTGCTCATCACATTCTTTCCTTCCACTGTGGCATCTTAATGAACCTCATCCGAGAGGGCGCAGTGTCCAAGAGATGCAGACAACTTTATCTATCACTTCCGTCTTTGATTATTGTTTCAGGTCATGTTTCAAACTGCACCAGGTCGAGGGTAAGGTTGATGAATTATTGGGACAGGTACTTGTTTCATCGTGGTGATAATAAGATAGAGTGCTTTGGCATTTGCTGGTCTTTCGATGCCGCAGTCAATGCAGAGATAAGTGATGAGTTTTTTCGAATCACCACGTGGATCCAAAATGCAGTAAGGTGTAATGTTAAAGTGCTTCACCTTGAATTCACTCAAAACAACTTGAATATAGTTGTGTTACCATCTTGCATCTTTCATTGTCATTCTTTGACGGAACTCTATGTGAACTTGAGTGGGGGTGATATTCAATCACCCTCCTTGTCTTTTTCAAGTAATCTCCAGCACTTGGAGTTGAAGGATGCTATGCTTGAAGATGACCAGTTTTTCGAATGGATATCATCTTCCTGCAAATGCATCAAGGAATTACGTCTTGAAAATGTTAGTGGAATAAAAGATATCACGATTGAGAGCTCGTCTTTGGAAATTTTTATTTATCTGTTTCCTTTTAACAATTATGAGCTCTGGGATCTTAACATTTCAGGGGAGAAACTTGAAGAAATAATAATACTTTGGCATTTTGATTCGAATGATGATTCAAGACGTGGTCTTATACCTCGCATCAGGTCGCTAAATATTCCCGCCCCAAAGCTTAAAAAGATCACGTGGGGTGGGAACTTTCTGGATCATCAGCATCTTGGGAACTTGATGTGCTTAGAAGAAGCTAAGATTTTTCTGGTCCCCGACTTAGATGACTTCAATAACCCATTTGAGGTTCTCTGCAGTATTCGCTGTTAA